In a single window of the Subtercola sp. PAMC28395 genome:
- a CDS encoding DUF5719 family protein has translation MASRSSVARTSVRLATSVVVLALGVATVASAAFLDLPQHAAGVPSVTVTPEASDQTRACPGPLVQIDGGATADRAQGSPSLVSVGAPVLQTGADPSSTGINTSELQTPDSRPGGALPTSLTATGADGTLLAGSQSVQVSESDLVGLASTECAEATPDSWLVAGATTTGRTSFVMLSNPSDVLATVTLGIFGETGLVSAPGTSGIIVQPHSQRALSLAGLAPNLVSPVIHVTSAGGSVLASLQSSIVRSLTPGGIDVVGPTAGPALTQTISGVQVVSTSAIAERATDPASSDLPATLRVYVPGSESATLTVTLKSETLGVADTTVNYSATGGIVTEFPFPSLTDDTYAVTVASDQPVVAGARSAVVSGGVDYAWYQSSPLLAGSFIVATATGPNPKLQLVNTGGTDAAVTVTPNAGGSPQTLTVAAGSATGVPLSNATTYAVTTSAPLTASVGYLGDGLISAFAVSPASPLASPITIYRG, from the coding sequence GTGGCGAGTAGATCATCCGTCGCCCGCACCAGCGTGCGGCTGGCGACCAGCGTGGTGGTGCTCGCGCTCGGGGTGGCGACGGTCGCCTCGGCCGCGTTCCTCGACCTGCCGCAGCACGCAGCCGGAGTGCCGAGTGTGACAGTGACGCCAGAGGCCTCCGACCAGACGCGGGCCTGCCCCGGCCCCTTGGTGCAGATCGATGGCGGCGCCACTGCGGACCGCGCCCAGGGTTCCCCCTCGCTCGTCTCGGTGGGCGCCCCGGTGCTGCAGACCGGCGCAGACCCGAGCTCCACCGGCATCAACACTTCTGAGCTCCAGACGCCCGATTCACGCCCCGGAGGAGCGCTCCCCACAAGCCTCACCGCGACGGGTGCAGACGGTACCCTGTTGGCAGGCAGCCAGTCGGTGCAGGTCTCCGAGAGCGACCTCGTCGGACTGGCGAGCACGGAATGTGCCGAGGCTACTCCCGACAGCTGGCTGGTGGCCGGTGCGACAACGACCGGGCGCACGAGCTTCGTCATGCTGAGCAATCCGAGCGATGTGCTGGCGACCGTCACCCTCGGCATCTTCGGCGAGACCGGGCTGGTGAGTGCGCCGGGTACAAGCGGCATCATCGTCCAGCCGCACTCGCAGCGGGCTCTGTCGCTGGCGGGGCTCGCACCGAACCTGGTTTCGCCGGTCATCCATGTCACCAGCGCCGGGGGCAGCGTGCTCGCGTCGCTCCAGTCGAGCATTGTACGGTCACTGACTCCCGGCGGCATCGATGTGGTCGGCCCCACTGCTGGCCCTGCGCTGACCCAGACGATCTCGGGGGTCCAGGTGGTCAGTACGAGCGCCATCGCCGAACGGGCGACCGACCCGGCCTCGAGTGACCTGCCTGCCACGCTTCGGGTCTATGTACCCGGTTCGGAATCGGCGACGCTCACCGTCACCCTCAAGAGTGAGACGCTCGGCGTGGCAGACACCACCGTGAACTACAGCGCGACCGGCGGCATCGTGACGGAGTTCCCGTTCCCCTCGCTCACCGACGACACGTATGCGGTCACAGTGGCGTCAGACCAGCCTGTGGTCGCGGGGGCCCGTTCGGCAGTCGTCAGCGGCGGCGTCGACTACGCCTGGTACCAGTCGAGCCCGTTGCTCGCCGGATCGTTCATCGTCGCCACGGCCACGGGCCCGAACCCGAAGCTCCAACTGGTCAACACCGGCGGCACGGATGCTGCGGTCACCGTCACCCCGAACGCCGGCGGTTCACCGCAGACCCTCACGGTCGCGGCAGGCAGTGCCACGGGCGTGCCGCTGTCGAATGCGACGACATACGCCGTGACCACATCAGCGCCGCTCACGGCATCTGTGGGCTACCTCGGCGACGGACTCATCTCGGCGTTCGCTGTGAGCCCGGCAAGCCCCCTCGCCTCGCCGATCACGATCTACCGCGGGTAA
- a CDS encoding metallopeptidase family protein, which yields MPRPRRNTGAKTSRYRYRNRHGRTLRSSVTGPHLPPLRTRIDLFEMTVASTADYLKGVWPEELADVIFEIGAVPLGMPAEGAPVERWKVIGNRIILFRLPIQRLTKLHRDDELHKRMVIESCVFRGVAEYLGKDPWDLAPDRYRHF from the coding sequence ATGCCACGTCCACGGCGGAACACCGGAGCCAAAACTTCGCGCTACCGATACCGCAACCGCCATGGCCGTACTCTGCGTTCGTCGGTCACGGGGCCGCATCTGCCACCGCTTCGCACGCGAATCGACCTCTTCGAGATGACCGTGGCGTCGACCGCCGACTACCTCAAGGGCGTCTGGCCCGAAGAACTCGCTGATGTGATCTTCGAGATCGGCGCCGTGCCCCTGGGGATGCCTGCTGAGGGCGCCCCAGTGGAACGATGGAAGGTGATCGGCAATCGCATCATTCTGTTCCGGCTGCCCATCCAGCGACTGACCAAGCTGCACCGCGACGACGAGCTGCACAAGCGCATGGTGATCGAGAGCTGCGTGTTCCGCGGCGTGGCCGAGTATCTCGGGAAAGACCCCTGGGATCTGGCGCCCGACCGGTACCGGCACTTCTGA
- a CDS encoding DUF3499 family protein has protein sequence MTTRTCSRITCQGEAVSTFTYVYADSIAVLGPLSFQHEPHSYDLCAKHTEKLSAPQGWQVVRYTTVGTDF, from the coding sequence ATGACCACCAGAACCTGCTCGCGCATCACCTGCCAGGGCGAAGCCGTCTCGACGTTCACCTACGTCTACGCCGACTCCATCGCGGTTCTCGGCCCCCTTAGCTTCCAGCACGAACCGCACAGCTACGACCTGTGCGCGAAGCACACCGAGAAGCTCTCGGCCCCCCAAGGCTGGCAGGTCGTGCGCTACACCACGGTAGGCACCGACTTCTAG